The Lolium perenne isolate Kyuss_39 chromosome 6, Kyuss_2.0, whole genome shotgun sequence genome segment TCACAAGTAAGACTTACAAGCTAATGATCTTCAGTATCAGTTGCTCATTCACCTTCTTATAATTCTTGCATCTCTGTATCAAATTTGTACAGGCAGAGCCACGTGCGGCTCTGAATCTTGCATCTTTTGGTGGGAGTCACGCTCTTAAACTATCCAAAGAGGACGTCCTTCTGTATTCAGCTAAGGTATCACTCATGTAGAATTATCTCCTTGCTATAGTTTGTATCTGTTGACTTATTCAAAGAACCTTTGAGATTAGTCAGATGGGATAGTCGTATGTTTGCTATCCACGCTTGTTCAACCTGGCACATCGGTGTACATTCTTGAGGCTGTCACCTATTTTAAACAATAGTTTCTTATTTTCTGAAAAAAATTGGAACTCTCTGGTTGGAGATAGGAGATACAGGATGTCGTTCGATTGTCCAAGCTCAAGCTTTGGCTATTGACTAGTTAATCCAATAATATGTGGGTTGTGTTACACAAACTTGATAACATTGGTTTGTATTCTGAAGCAATTATACTTGTGTAGCAAGAAAACCACAACACATTAACAGTCAAACTTCAAACTCAGAAAGTCACCATGTGTGGAAACTTAATAATAAAACATAAAATGCTTTTAACAACTATCCGTTGAGTGGTGCCTAATGTGTTCGTGAAAATCATTTGGTGATAACTACCTTTGTTTTAGTATTTATGACTGGATAGCCTGGTTTCTCCTTTGAGCATTAGCAATTTAGCATTGCCAGATAACATCATGTATGTACTTCTATTACAGGTTATTCCTGGAAATGAATCTCGGGTAATGAAAATGATGAATCGTCTTACCGACCTTGGCCCCAAAATCATTATGGGTAAAGATGCTGGCCTCCACACCTCTGGGCATGCCTATCATGATGAACTGGTATTTTTTTCCTTCTCCTGTGTTGATTTCTGTTCTTTGATATGATTTTGTGTCCTGGCAACTTATTTTATTGGCACCTCCGTTCCAAATTACACTGCTTTCTTTAAATCATGCAGTCAAACTTCTCTATCTTTGACAGCGAATTAACAAAAAAATCTCTATCTTCTCAAACTTCTCTATCTTTCATAAAAAATACCCCCTCCGTTCCTAattataagccatatagtttctGGCACGGAAATTAAAGAATGCAAATTTCGGAAAAATTACATCATGTTTGGAGGGGATTAACCCTAGGCAATTAACATGAGCTAATAGAAACTTTGCATAAGATAAGAAACCGTAATCAAATTTCTAAAAATATTGTACATATAATTGGCGCAATGCAATACACCTTATGTTTTGGACtttttctcaaaaaactatatagcttatatctaggaacggagggagtagttcaatATCGTTTTCATAATTTTTAGTAACATATACATATAAAAACAACGGTCAAAGGTGCATGTTGGAGATTGTGTCCATATCAAAACGTCGTGCATTGTGAAATGTAGGGAGTATGTTGCAATAGAATTAGGTGTTGGTCTCCCTGTTGAATGTTATTCTGAATTGTGGGTTTAACTTGAGATAAGATGAGGTGACATGCCTTTAATTTATTTTTTCCAGGAAGAAGTCCTACAGATTGTTAAACCGCAGCATTTCTTGCCTGTTCATGGGGAACTCCTGTTTCTCAAAGAACATGAATTGCTTGGAAGGTCAACTGGCATAAGGCACACTACTGTAAGGAATCTATTTTCCATTGTTTAGCACTTAAAGGTATCTTAGTGCTATGGGTGTATATGCTAAAGGAGACAACACATTCAAGGTTCTAAGTCTAGTATTTTTGTAGTCAACACTTTCTAAGGACCCATTATAATCAGAAATTAATTGTACGAACCAAGACAAGTCTACTTATTATTTAATAGAACATACACTAATCATAGCTGTGTTTTCTTACTCTTTCTAGCTTAGAAATGCAGTGCGCTCCAGGCTAGCACTAAAACTATCCACAAAGGAACTTGTTTTTGATTAATATAAATATTCCCATTCTCTGGTCGGGATGCTATTTTTTTGTTAGCATTGCCATAATGCATTTGGTTGGAGCATTTGGTAGGATATCTTAGATTGcttactttggttgcaggtaattaAAAATGGAGAGATGCTCGGTGTGTCTCATCTAAGAAACAGAAAGGTTTTGTCCAATGGGTTTGTTTCATTAGGGAAGCAGGAATTTAAGGTGAACCATTTATTTCCTAAGATATCTTTGTTGTCTCTAACAGCTGTGAAATTTAACATGATGCACTTGATATTGTAGCTGATGTATAGTGATGGTGATAAAGCTTTTGGAACGTCGACTGATCTCTGCATCGATGAGAGATTCAGGATTGCGTCAGATGGCATTATTTTTGTCAGGTAATTTCTAACAGTCTTCAGCATAAGTATCCTTTTTGGTCTCTAATCAGGGAACCTTTTCATTTTTTTCGAGACTTCGCCATTATATGTAGTGTTTGTTGTAACTTATAAGTATGCCTAAACTGCTTAACATATCATTTGTTACTTGCAGCATGGAGATCTTCCGACCTCAGAAAGAACTTGATTCACCACAGTCAGGCTTGAAAGGGAAATTTAAAATAACAACACGATGTCTATGGCTTGATAATGGGAGACTACTCGATGGACTTTACAAGGCTGCACATGCTGCATTATCAAGTTGTCCTTTGAATTGCCCACTTAGTCACATGGAGCGGATGGTATCTGAAATCTTGAGGAAAATGGTAAGGAAGTACAGTGGAAAGAGGCCTGACGTCATTGTAGTTGCTTCGGAGAACACCACAGTAGGTTTCACAGAAGAGGTGATAAATAAATCATCCGGGAAGTCTGGGCCTTACTCAGGTAATAGGCATATGAACAGTAGTCCAGGTAGCACTCTTGAAGACGGTGATACAACACGACCAGAGAACCCAGAGCGTGAGGCTGAAGGTATGATTAGCAACAAGCATCTTAAATGTTACCTTTGAAAATGTGTATCTCTGAAATTTTAGACACTATTTGTTAGTTCAGTTTTCAGTATGTCATGTGGTTTGTGGATTGATTCTATGCATTTTGATGTGCTGTCATTACTTTGTTACTCAGAGAGTGTCCCTGATGTCACGAGAACAACACCCGACGATGCAACCACTAGCTCCAATGGTGAATCATTCTTCTCTTCAGATTTACATAAGCCTAAAGCACTGGATCAATTTTGGGAGTCATTCAAATCTCCTACAGCTGTAAAAATTGCAAGAATTGTCAATGCTTCAGCTCAAGGGAACAAGCCAAAGCTCGGGAAGATCAGCATAGTTGATAAGGATTCCAGCACCTCAGCTCCTGCTCCAGCTAAACTTTCAAGAAAGAACAAGTGGAAGCCTGAGGAAATCAAAAGCTTAATACAGCTGCGTGGTGAAATGAATGAAAAATTCCAATCCGTGAAAGGAAGAATGGTCCTATGGGAAGAGATATCTGGTAACATGTTGCAACAGGGGATAACTCGTACACCGGCGCAGTGCAAATCTCTGTGGACATCGTTGGTTCAGAAATACGAGGTGGGTACACCAACCCATGAGATATGACATCAACTCAAAGCTCTATTTTTTATACATATCATAATTTAATCTTGCCAATTGAATTGAACTGAATGCCCTGTCTATTTGGTTATatctgcatcacagaagcaacacCCTGACATGTGTCAAGCATGACTACTGTTACTTGAAATATGCCAATTTCTGCGCATTTCAGTAGAAAAGGTATTTAAGTTTTCTACGTTTGGCAGGAGAGCAAGAAGGATGAGGAAAGCATGAAGACATGGCCACATTTCTCAGCCATGGATAGTTTTCTATCATGTGAAGGGGAAATGGCAACCAAATAAAACACAGATCCGTAGCAGCTTAGCGCTAGTAATCTGGGAGATCCAGGATATTTTAGGGTAGCTTGTGAATCAGTGGCAAGATCTACAGCCCTTCCAGGAATTAATgagtattactccctccgtctaacAAAAGATGTCTTAACTTTATCTAACTTTGAATATATCTATACACCAAatcatgtctagatacattcaaatttagatgaAGTTGAGACATCCTTTGTTGGACAGAGGAAGTACATCATTCTTTGCAATTGCACAAGGGTGAGATGCCTGGAATGTAAACTAGGTTTACCAATTCAGCACGATGTATTAGCTTATTTATGATCAGCAACTAGATTTAGCAATTGATTAGTCAGTTCTGTTGgaacatcattttctgtgaaacTAACAATCCATTAACTATCCATAAGCATTTAAAGAAGTTTGAAAAAGTTCAAACAAAAGCTTCATGCTGTAACAAAGTAACAAGTCTGAATGCGTGTCATGTGCAAAATTACAAATCGTTacatggatgactgaccatattgaCCTATCAAATTTGCACGTGAAGAATTAATGGTATATATATAGTTACAGAGAATTTTCTACTCTTATGTAGATTCCATCAAAACTCGTAAGTCCTTTAAGATAACTGAACCAAAGCCACGATGTATATGCATTTTGAATATGAATATAAGATGAATTTACCTTCGTGAAAAAACTGTTTTAGTTTGTTGAAACGGAAATGTCAACATATGCCAATTCTGGCTGGAGGTGGTGTTTTGGCTCCTATATTATTGTATGGCTATTATTTATTTTCTTTAGCGTCGCCACACAGCGAAAACTGCAAACGAAGACTGAGCTACATGTAGCACTTTATttttaaaattcagaaattatagTTTTAAGTTTCAAAAAGAAACTGAAAAAAATTCTGGATGTAGAGAATGATAAAATCTAGTGCAAAATCTCAATGCAAAATTCTTTGTATTATAGActacataaaaatgacaaaatctgacagGTTTTGTAGTTTTGAAATCTACACTATTCACTATTATCAGATCCAcatatttgtcatttttgtgtagccaaaAATACTAAAAATTTCACTTTGAGATTTTGCATGTTTGTAGATTTCATCATTGGCTACATCCAGGATTTCTTTTCagaatttttaaaaattaaaaatatgatttCGAATTTTTGAAAATAAAGAGCTACTTGTAACTCGGTCTACATTTGTCCACTCTTTGCCACATAGCCCATATTACGCGCGCGTATAGAACTATCCATAGCCTCCTACCTTGGACTCACGGTGGGCAAAAAACTGATGACCGAAGACCGAAACCGAAAAGACCGAGACCGAACCCGAAAAGATCGAGATCGAAATGACCGATAAAATATTGGGTAGAAAATTTTATAGATCGAATTAAGTTTGGTAAATTTTGTCATTTTGTTCTGAGTAACCGAATAGACCGAACTGGCCGAATTTTACGTAAGACTGTCCCAATCTTTAGATTTTGTGATATGCGTGATATGTGATATTGTTGAATGTTCATAAACTTCTCTAGCGTTGTTACATTTTGTTTCGATTATTGAACATTTATTCGTGCCAATTGATAATAATATATGCAATGATTGCCAACCTTTTACTAAATAATATCTAAGTTTTGCGTTGACAACGTCGGCCACACtgttcggtcatgaccgaacccGAACACAAATTATTGGGTACCCAAATTTGTCgggtagtaaaaataacaagtatATTTCGGTCTTTATTTTTTCTAACTGAATTTAAAATAGACCGAAATACAGAAACCGAATTTTCGGTCATGACCGAATGCCCACCCCTACCTTGGACATATGGTGTCAGTTTAAGAAAATTTCACTGCTCTCGGATTTAGTCAATCCACAGTAAACGTTTCTTTTCAGTGTCAAGACAGTCATGAGTTATGCCTGATCAAAGGTATCACAAAATTCAGTTCattaaaaaggaaaagaaaaagctACTATCACAAAATTGCAAATAGCCACATCCATGTGACATGCATAAAACCAACTCTATTACTCTCTTCAATctatattacttgatgctaatatGATGTACCTAGAaatattttagttgtagatacattcaTTTTAGCATGAAGCAATATGGATCGAAGGAAGTAGTATATTCTTTTAGAAGGAGAATCCTTCTTATTCTAAAAGGTTACACTTAGCAAACACGAAGCATTTGTTCCCGTATTGCACTCCTGTCTTTCATGACTGATACATAAACATgaaagtatataacaccacattgtAGGATCATGCGCGTTACAAGGTAGGAAACCAAAACAAGGCACCAGATACATGTATAAATACCTCGGAGATGCACCACGTACGATTGCAGGTGACCAACAAGCACCGACGGATGTTGGCAACGCTCCAACATTTGCTGTTCAATCAAACTGATAATTCAGTCGCGGTGGTGGCAAACACCTCCCTCTTCTCAAGCGCGTTGGCCTCCATCTTGCAGCACTTGCACGGCGGGCTCACCACCGGTGCTGCGCCTGGCGCGCGCGCACGTCCATTCTGTAGTCCAGTCGCCTGCGCGTCCACCTTGCGGGCAACGatgacggagttgaccacctcgtcGTCGGGGTGGTACACGGCCAGCACTTCGAACCCGCCCCGGGCGACGTCCTCGGGGTCGACGATTGGATACAGGAAGCCACGCGCGCCATGGGCGCTCCGCACGACGAGGGCAGCTCCGTCCGTCATGTGCCTTCCCAGGTGCGCTATCACGTCGGCTTTCTCCTCGGCGGCCATGCCGACGAGCGCCGCCAGGAAGACGACGTCGTACGCGCGGAGCTCCTGCGTGAGGTCGGCGACGTCCGCGGTGTGGAACGACATGCGCGCGCCCACGTCCTTGTCGGCGCGGACCAGCTTTTTGGCCCGCTCGTTCGCCGCGTCACACAGGTCGTAGTTGTCGAACAGCGTGTTGGGCAGGTGGCGCGCGGCGAGAACGAGCGAGGTGAAGGGCAGAGGGCCCGACCCGACGAAGGCGACGCGGGCGGGCGCGATGCAGCCGGGCACGTAGCGCGCCAGGAGCTCGTACTCCAGCTTGCTCAGGTTGATGTAGTTGCTGTAGTAGGGGAAGCGGTGGAGGTGGTCGAGCGGGTTGTCGAAGGCGGCGAGCATGTCGGCGTAGTGCGCCTCGAGTTTCCCCTCGGCGCTGGAGCAGAGGCGGATGAGCGCCTCGCGCATCGCCTGCGCCTCCGGCCCGAGCTTGGTCACGTCCACGGGGCTCGGCGGGACACAGGCGGTGACGAGGTCGGTGAACAGGGCGTCGACCTCGGGGCACGGGCTCAGCGACGGCAGCTTGGCGATGGCGGCCTGGAGCCCGGTGATCTTCTCTACCAGAGCAGCAACCTCCTTGTTTTGGGCCTCCATGCTAATTTCTTGCGACTGAACTCTCGCTATGCACAACTGATGAAGAAGCTCGAGCTGATTGATGAAGTATATATGGGGACGGTTGCTGAGTATATATAGCAGTAAGTAGCAGGAGTAGTCTTGTGTTGACTCTTGGTGCTGTTGCAACGGCCGATGGACTAAGGATGGAAAAGGCGAATGCATGCAAGCTTCACGCTACCCAATGAGGCTGATTTCATGCCTCTGCTGCTCTGCACTCTGTAGTTCGTTATTTAATCAAGGCATGCTGACATCCCCTTGTTGAAGTGTGCATCATTTTATATGCTTTCTTGGCCCAGCATGATTGGCACCGCTAGATGATCGTGAATGCCCACGTAGATCTGTGAAACACACATCGAGAATTATGAGTACAAACTACTGTTGTTtccatatttgattttttttctttcaTGCATGTCTTTGGTATATTTATATgggtgtgtctatgtctcagAGTGCAACTAggttcagttgcacatttctgaTAGAAAAATGTTGTACTTTTTAAACAGAAAAATACAACT includes the following:
- the LOC127334577 gene encoding ribonuclease J isoform X2, whose translation is MVALASLSSLCPCGLARRRSASVSTSASTSISCCAVATAPPSGRGSHESRIPRRRFRRTEGATKSMEDSVKRKMEQFYEGLDGPPLRVLPIGGLGEIGMNCMLVGNYDRYILIDAGVMFPDYDEFGVQKIIPDTTFIKKWSHKIEAVIITHGHEDHIGALPWVIPALDSSTPIYASSFTMELIKKRLKEFGIFLSSRLKSFRVRNRFQAGPFEVEPIRVTHSIPDCCGLVLRCGDGTIFHTGDWKIDESPVDGKIFDRQALEELSKEGVTLMMSDSTNILSPGRSTSESVVASSLLRHISEAKGRVITTQFASNIHRIGSIKAAADLTGRRLVFVGMSLRTYLEAAFRDGKAPLDPSTLVKAEDMDAYDPKNLLVVTTGSQAEPRAALNLASFGGSHALKLSKEDVLLYSAKVIPGNESRVMKMMNRLTDLGPKIIMGKDAGLHTSGHAYHDELEEVLQIVKPQHFLPVHGELLFLKEHELLGRSTGIRHTTVIKNGEMLGVSHLRNRKVLSNGFVSLGKQEFKLMYSDGDKAFGTSTDLCIDERFRIASDGIIFVSMEIFRPQKELDSPQSGLKGKFKITTRCLWLDNGRLLDGLYKAAHAALSSCPLNCPLSHMERMVSEILRKMVRKYSGKRPDVIVVASENTTVGFTEEVINKSSGKSGPYSGNRHMNSSPGSTLEDGDTTRPENPEREAEESVPDVTRTTPDDATTSSNAQGNKPKLGKISIVDKDSSTSAPAPAKLSRKNKWKPEEIKSLIQLRGEMNEKFQSVKGRMVLWEEISGNMLQQGITRTPAQCKSLWTSLVQKYEESKKDEESMKTWPHFSAMDSFLSCEGEMATK
- the LOC127334577 gene encoding ribonuclease J isoform X1, translating into MVALASLSSLCPCGLARRRSASVSTSASTSISCCAVATAPPSGRGSHESRIPRRRFRRTEGATKSMEDSVKRKMEQFYEGLDGPPLRVLPIGGLGEIGMNCMLVGNYDRYILIDAGVMFPDYDEFGVQKIIPDTTFIKKWSHKIEAVIITHGHEDHIGALPWVIPALDSSTPIYASSFTMELIKKRLKEFGIFLSSRLKSFRVRNRFQAGPFEVEPIRVTHSIPDCCGLVLRCGDGTIFHTGDWKIDESPVDGKIFDRQALEELSKEGVTLMMSDSTNILSPGRSTSESVVASSLLRHISEAKGRVITTQFASNIHRIGSIKAAADLTGRRLVFVGMSLRTYLEAAFRDGKAPLDPSTLVKAEDMDAYDPKNLLVVTTGSQAEPRAALNLASFGGSHALKLSKEDVLLYSAKVIPGNESRVMKMMNRLTDLGPKIIMGKDAGLHTSGHAYHDELEEVLQIVKPQHFLPVHGELLFLKEHELLGRSTGIRHTTVIKNGEMLGVSHLRNRKVLSNGFVSLGKQEFKLMYSDGDKAFGTSTDLCIDERFRIASDGIIFVSMEIFRPQKELDSPQSGLKGKFKITTRCLWLDNGRLLDGLYKAAHAALSSCPLNCPLSHMERMVSEILRKMVRKYSGKRPDVIVVASENTTVGFTEEVINKSSGKSGPYSGNRHMNSSPGSTLEDGDTTRPENPEREAEESVPDVTRTTPDDATTSSNGESFFSSDLHKPKALDQFWESFKSPTAVKIARIVNASAQGNKPKLGKISIVDKDSSTSAPAPAKLSRKNKWKPEEIKSLIQLRGEMNEKFQSVKGRMVLWEEISGNMLQQGITRTPAQCKSLWTSLVQKYEESKKDEESMKTWPHFSAMDSFLSCEGEMATK
- the LOC127334577 gene encoding ribonuclease J isoform X3, with the protein product MAMKITSVIPALDSSTPIYASSFTMELIKKRLKEFGIFLSSRLKSFRVRNRFQAGPFEVEPIRVTHSIPDCCGLVLRCGDGTIFHTGDWKIDESPVDGKIFDRQALEELSKEGVTLMMSDSTNILSPGRSTSESVVASSLLRHISEAKGRVITTQFASNIHRIGSIKAAADLTGRRLVFVGMSLRTYLEAAFRDGKAPLDPSTLVKAEDMDAYDPKNLLVVTTGSQAEPRAALNLASFGGSHALKLSKEDVLLYSAKVIPGNESRVMKMMNRLTDLGPKIIMGKDAGLHTSGHAYHDELEEVLQIVKPQHFLPVHGELLFLKEHELLGRSTGIRHTTVIKNGEMLGVSHLRNRKVLSNGFVSLGKQEFKLMYSDGDKAFGTSTDLCIDERFRIASDGIIFVSMEIFRPQKELDSPQSGLKGKFKITTRCLWLDNGRLLDGLYKAAHAALSSCPLNCPLSHMERMVSEILRKMVRKYSGKRPDVIVVASENTTVGFTEEVINKSSGKSGPYSGNRHMNSSPGSTLEDGDTTRPENPEREAEESVPDVTRTTPDDATTSSNGESFFSSDLHKPKALDQFWESFKSPTAVKIARIVNASAQGNKPKLGKISIVDKDSSTSAPAPAKLSRKNKWKPEEIKSLIQLRGEMNEKFQSVKGRMVLWEEISGNMLQQGITRTPAQCKSLWTSLVQKYEESKKDEESMKTWPHFSAMDSFLSCEGEMATK
- the LOC127334576 gene encoding nicotianamine synthase 2, whose product is MEAQNKEVAALVEKITGLQAAIAKLPSLSPCPEVDALFTDLVTACVPPSPVDVTKLGPEAQAMREALIRLCSSAEGKLEAHYADMLAAFDNPLDHLHRFPYYSNYINLSKLEYELLARYVPGCIAPARVAFVGSGPLPFTSLVLAARHLPNTLFDNYDLCDAANERAKKLVRADKDVGARMSFHTADVADLTQELRAYDVVFLAALVGMAAEEKADVIAHLGRHMTDGAALVVRSAHGARGFLYPIVDPEDVARGGFEVLAVYHPDDEVVNSVIVARKVDAQATGLQNGRARAPGAAPVVSPPCKCCKMEANALEKREVFATTATELSV